The following DNA comes from Drosophila virilis strain 15010-1051.87 unplaced genomic scaffold, Dvir_AGI_RSII-ME tig00002439, whole genome shotgun sequence.
tccctgtgatcaataatattggatcagtagcctccacccagcacagtgcagacagttcaagccacaatttaattccgagcatagaagctccaattaccgtattcaaaaaccagatatttctcagtagagccaacgaaacaaattacgaattccatatcccattcccaacattctacaggcatacaattactcgaccaaatttctcagaacacgaccttacgcaaatactgaaagctcatctaaacccatccgtaatcaacggaataataacctcagaagaaataatgaaccaaattcagcagatatatccccaacattttaggaacttcaagattagattcacacagtctcaagtacaagatttaacaaatgaaacagaacaagatgagaagatattggttacacacaacagagcgcaccgcaacgcactagaaaacaaaatgcaattgtccgaaagattctgtttggtcaagtaacagcagagataacaccgacggctgcggacatcatccaacagcagaaaataacaatcataattacagcctaagagcaaatagtttttttgcgcgctctttgtaagctgctgtccactctccttctgaattgctttgcttgcattgctgcccttcgctctaaccggcgagcgtcttattggagtttcgtttcgattcgctttacatattgttataaccagtcagtctttcgttttgatcgcaacctaggcacaactaattcgagttggctgccaagcaacaatttaaaacttataaattctaataagtgccctgcgcggcaaataaatccatttgaaaactaatctaagtgtttgaatttcgctgcacaagcagttagaattaattggttgcaaaaaagcttgcaactacacattttggtgaccccgacgtgatttttctttctttcattttttctattttttcttgtacttCGTTCTTGTCGTGTCAACGGACAGTTATCAGTTCGGGCAAAGCTGTGTGGTGAGCCGTTTGCTTGCGCATCTGCATACAGTTGGTTGTTATACATAAACGCCGTAGCAAATCCCCGCTAATCGTTGCGCGCTATAACCCGCTATACGCTATCTCGCTCGAACGAACACTTGCGCGATCAGACTTGTATTGTAGTTCGGCTGTGTGAACCTTGTTGTGCGCTACATTCAtaatgtttgatgaaggtgcaagtgcaaatggaaatgatgaGGCGACATCAGCTAGTCAAGTGGCGGTTGGAACCCAGGCtgctgtttttaaaataaagatcaaGAATTTAACTGATCGACTCAATAGATTGTCCTCGGAACTTGATCCCGCTCGACTTCgcgatgttgatgactacgagctgcaagattacataagcatggcatctgacttgcaggcgaaatttgaGATAGTCTGTGATGGTTTGTTGGAGGTGGATCATGCCAGCGTTGATGAGGATCTTCAGACAAGTTTTGAGTCAACTATTAGGCAGCTACGGCTGTCCCTTCAACGCGAGCGCGGAAATCGAAGCAAGGTTCAGCAGATTCCGCATTGTTCCACCTTCAATTCAGCCGCAGCCGATGACTCGCGTTCTACCTTCGTTGTTCCAAACCACTCTCGATtgcctcaacttaaattgccggagtttagtggaggctacacagaatgggccgattTCTCGAACCTGTTCACCACGGTCATTGacaaggatccgtatttgaccaacattgaaaaactccagcatctacggtcatgccttaaaggaacagcgctggatacaattcgctcattggaaatttcaaacgcaaattatgctgccgctttagaactgcttgataagcgttttaataacaagcgtcttatttttcaggcacacatctcTGAAATTTTGGGTTTGAGAAAGGTGGACAAGGGCGCGACTGCACAGCTGCGCGAATTTTCAGATAAGCTCAACTCTCATCTACGtgctttaaaatcgatgggcagtGTGGAACAGATCGCCGGTTGCGTCATAGTACATACGTTGCTGCAAAAACTAGATAGCGTTACGCAGGCTAGCTGGGAGGATGATGCGCcgttggacgtcataccatcatGCGAGCGGTTTACAACCTTCATAGAGAGGCGTTGccaaaggctggaaaatgcggaTCACGCTACGGCAATGTACACGCCTAGCTCCCAGGTGGGCCAGAACAACAGTAGTAGAAGAACGTTTGTAGTGACTAGGAATGGAAcgagtgcttgtgtgttttgtgaagTCGCAGGCCactctatttataaatgtttgcaattcgcAAATTTATCGCCCTTGCTGCGCCTTCACGAAGCCAAGCGGCTTGCGCTGTGCCTAAACTGCCTGCAAAGGGgacatcagctgagagtcTGCGGCTCCAGCGCTTGCAGAGTTTGTGGAAGCAAACATCATAGCTTGTTGCATCTTGGCAACACAAGCAGTCACATCGCTGCTTCTAGCCCAAACAATGCTCAAGATACCGAAACTTATTCGTCATCCCAAAACACCTTGGCGGCACTTTTATCTTCGCCTCTCACTACCGCCCAGCATCTCAAGCACGATGTGGTCCTGCTTGCCACTGCCGTCATCAACGTGAAAAATCGCGCTGGCTCCTTGGTGCCTTGCCGTGCGTTGCTCGACTCTGGGTCGCAgttgcacatcatcacctctcgtcttgctcatcagctccagctgcgcaaattcaagtcaacagcaatcgtctctggcattggtgatgcagcATTTGCGTCCGATGGGTTTTCGgtcaacatcaatgtcaaatCTCGAGTGTCGGAGTACTCCACATGCATCCCGGCCTTGATTGCACCATCCATCACCGATAATCAGCCTGGCTTCACTCTTGACCCTGCATCATGGAACATTCcatcaaatatacaactagctgatcctgaattctttaaatctcagcaaatcgaCATGTTGATTGGAGCCAGTCTGTTCTTCGATCTGCTATGCGTCGGCCAGATTAAACTAGCTGCTGGACTGCCGATATTGCAAAAGACTCGCCTTGGTTGGGTGGCTACGGGAGGTGCCTCACATGCTGGAAAATCATCATTCATGGCCATGAGATCAATGGAgaatccagatctgctggtTGACTCGCATCTGCAGCCTAATACACAGATTGATGAATTAATCCGTCGTTTTTGGGAATTGGAATGCTGCACCGACCCTGAGTCCTTACCAAACAAGGAGGAACGCGACTGtgaggcacactttcaggccaattttAAACGTCTGTCGACTGGCgactattcagttcgtttaccgcTACGTCTAGGCATGTATCCgctgggtgactcctatcaacaggcgGTTCGTCGATTCCTGAACTTAGAAAGAAAACTAGACCGTAATCCACTATTGAAACCccagtatgcagcatttatcaaggaGTATCTTGACTTGGGTCACATGTCACTTGTTACCTCagctgcactgggccaatGCAAGTACTACctgccacatcactgcgtgctgaaggaggatagcactacaaccaagctaagggtcgtgtttgatggctcagcagttactacctctggacactcgctgaatgatgcactgatggcaGGTCCTACCATCCAACCGAAGCTGTTTTCGATACTGATGCGGTTTCGTACATTTGCAGTCGCCCTGACAGgcgatatatgcaaaatgtatcgatgcgtacgagtcgaacccgcagacagttattttcaatgtatCTTGTGGCGTGAGtctcagcatcagaagatacagatttacaaattagacaccgtcacctacggcacaaaaccagcatcgtttctctcagtgcgagctatgcaccaactggccatggatgagcagaaAACTTTCCCTATTGGCTCTGACATTGTTAAAAGAGATTTCTACGTGGATGACCTCATTTCTGGTGGTAGCTGTGTTCAAGAAGCAATTGAGATATTGAAACAAACATCTGGACTACTCGCCAAGGGGAACTTTAGGCTGCGCAAATGGTGTTCTAGCGACACATCTGTACTCCAAAACATACCGGAAGAGGATAGAGAAACGCTGCTTAAGTTTGACGATGGCAGTGACATCACGAAAACGTTAGGCCTCGTTTGGGATCCCGCTTCAGACTGTTTCCTTTTCTCCTTCTCTCCACTGAGGTTGCCCTCCAGACTGACAAAACGGTCAATACTCTCCGCAATTGCTCGCTTTTACGACCcccttggtcttgttggtcccgtaataacaaaatcgaaaatttttatgCAGGATCTCTGGAGAGAAAAGCTGGACTGGGATGAGAGCCTGCCCgtacacttaagcacagcctGGGTCAACTTCTGCGCTGATTTTGAGTATACTCAGCAATTCCAGTATCCCCGTCGAGCACTCTCATCAGACAGTACAGTGGAGATTCACGgattttgtgatgccagcctaAGCGCTTATGGAGCATGCGTCTATACAGTCTCAAAGTGCAATGGCAACACCAGCGTGCGTCTCTTAtgctccaaatcgcgtgtCGCGCCTGTGAAAACCATCACGGTACCAAAGCTGGAACTCTGCGGAGCTGCATTACTGGCTCAACTTCTCagcgaaatatgccaaatgaaagTGTTCGACTGTCGGTATTACTGTTGGTCAGACTCTGCCGTGACTTTGGCTTGGATTCGCAATGATGCTTCGAAATTCAATGTTTTCGTTGCCAACCGAGTCGCAGCCATCCAAGAGCTCACCACTGGAATGGAATGGCATCATATTCCCACCGAATTAAACCCGGCGGATATAATTTCACGAGGAGCGCTGCCTAGTGAGCTCTTCCGGTCTCCATTATGGGCCCATGGTCCGAGTTTTCTCAGTAAGGGAAAGGAAGAGTGGCCTGCCTCCTGTGTACCTGTCGAATCCTTACCAGAACTTCGACACAAGGTACTCCTCGGAACTGCAGCGCAACCGGATCTCTCGATTGGTTGCAAGTTCATCAATTCGTTTTCCAAGCTGCAGCGGGTCTTTGcttatgtttacaaatttgtaaatcgaATCCGAGGAGCTGAACTAACCGTTGACCACTTGCATCATGGCACACATTGGTTGCTgcggtcagtgcaaatggctaCTCTCAGCGATGACTACAAGGCATTGAAGGAAGGAAGGCATGTCAAACCGTCTAGCTCAATGGCCTCTCTTGCACCATTCCTTGACGACTTCGGCCTACTTCGCATCGGTGGACGGCTGAAAAACTCGTCGTTGGACTTCTCAGCGCGAcatccgattatattgccCCGTCAGCATCCTGTGACGCGAGCAATCATAGTTTACTTTCATAAACGAAACTTACACGCTGGACCTCGCGCTTTATTGTCTTCGATTCGGCTCCAgtactggcccattggcggtcgAAAAACAGTCTCCagtattgttgccaaatgcataatctgttttcgtgccaagccacgattggccgagcatataatggcagacctaccagctgatcgtctTAATACATCGTATCCCTTTATGGTCACTGGCGTTGAttactgtggaccattttACTACAAGAACGAAGTGCGCAACAGGCCACCAGTGAAATGCTATATCAGtctgttcatatgcttcgctacaaagGCGGTGCACTTAGAGCTTGTAAAGGACTTGTCCACAACATCGTTTCTAAACGCCCTAAAACGTTTCATCCTGACTCGCTCTCGACcttcaaggatctggtctgacaatgcgacaaacttcGTAGGTGCCAAGAACGAACTAGCAGATCTGAACCGCCTGTTCCTGAGAGACGAGCATGTCAAGGCCGTTAACGAGTTTTGCCTAACCGAATCAATTGAATGGTTGTTCATCCCTCCTCGCTCTCCGCACTTTGGTGGACTATGGGAAGCCGCTGTGAAGACTGCTAAGCACCACTTTTATCGATCTGTTTGCTCTTCCATTTTGGATTTCGATTCGCTGCGTACGCTCGTCTGCCACATcacggcaattattaattctcgaccattacttccactttcagagcatccaggtgatcttg
Coding sequences within:
- the LOC116650237 gene encoding uncharacterized protein, with amino-acid sequence MFDEGASANGNDEATSASQVAVGTQAAVFKIKIKNLTDRLNRLSSELDPARLRDVDDYELQDYISMASDLQAKFEIVCDGLLEVDHASVDEDLQTSFESTIRQLRLSLQRERGNRSKVQQIPHCSTFNSAAADDSRSTFVVPNHSRLPQLKLPEFSGGYTEWADFSNLFTTVIDKDPYLTNIEKLQHLRSCLKGTALDTIRSLEISNANYAAALELLDKRFNNKRLIFQAHISEILGLRKVDKGATAQLREFSDKLNSHLRALKSMGSVEQIAGCVIVHTLLQKLDSVTQASWEDDAPLDVIPSCERFTTFIERRCQRLENADHATAMYTPSSQVGQNNSSRRTFVVTRNGTSACVFCEVAGHSIYKCLQFANLSPLLRLHEAKRLALCLNCLQRGHQLRVCGSSACRVCGSKHHSLLHLGNTSSHIAASSPNNAQDTETYSSSQNTLAALLSSPLTTAQHLKHDVVLLATAVINVKNRAGSLVPCRALLDSGSQLHIITSRLAHQLQLRKFKSTAIVSGIGDAAFASDGFSVNINVKSRVSEYSTCIPALIAPSITDNQPGFTLDPASWNIPSNIQLADPEFFKSQQIDMLIGASLFFDLLCVGQIKLAAGLPILQKTRLGWVATGGASHAGKSSFMAMRSMENPDLLVDSHLQPNTQIDELIRRFWELECCTDPESLPNKEERDCEAHFQANFKRLSTGDYSVRLPLRLGMYPLGDSYQQAVRRFLNLERKLDRNPLLKPQYAAFIKEYLDLGHMSLVTSAALGQCKYYLPHHCVLKEDSTTTKLRVVFDGSAVTTSGHSLNDALMAGPTIQPKLFSILMRFRTFAVALTGDICKMYRCVRVEPADSYFQCILWRESQHQKIQIYKLDTVTYGTKPASFLSVRAMHQLAMDEQKTFPIGSDIVKRDFYVDDLISGGSCVQEAIEILKQTSGLLAKGNFRLRKWCSSDTSVLQNIPEEDRETLLKFDDGSDITKTLGLVWDPASDCFLFSFSPLRLPSRLTKRSILSAIARFYDPLGLVGPVITKSKIFMQDLWREKLDWDESLPVHLSTAWVNFCADFEYTQQFQYPRRALSSDSTVEIHGFCDASLSAYGACVYTVSKCNGNTSVRLLCSKSRVAPVKTITVPKLELCGAALLAQLLSEICQMKVFDCRYYCWSDSAVTLAWIRNDASKFNVFVANRVAAIQELTTGMEWHHIPTELNPADIISRGALPSELFRSPLWAHGPSFLSKGKEEWPASCVPVESLPELRHKVLLGTAAQPDLSIGCKFINSFSKLQRVFAYVYKFVNRIRGAELTVDHLHHGTHWLLRSVQMATLSDDYKALKEGRHVKPSSSMASLAPFLDDFGLLRIGGRLKNSSLDFSARHPIILPRQHPVTRAIIVYFHKRNLHAGPRALLSSIRLQYWPIGGRKTVSSIVAKCIICFRAKPRLAEHIMADLPADRLNTSYPFMVTGVDYCGPFYYKNEVRNRPPVKCYISLFICFATKAVHLELVKDLSTTSFLNALKRFILTRSRPSRIWSDNATNFVGAKNELADLNRLFLRDEHVKAVNEFCLTESIEWLFIPPRSPHFGGLWEAAVKTAKHHFYRSVCSSILDFDSLQHPGDLDVLTPAHFLGTAPSSSYIEPDLRQLNFNRLNYFQRVTYLQQVFWARWREEYLTLLQQRSKWRTPQPGLSINDVVLVKDENLPPLKWPLARVQELISGSDGVSRVAVLQTATGVIRRAVRKLCLLPKQDDVESPCLPTGGECLVK